A DNA window from Enterobacter asburiae contains the following coding sequences:
- a CDS encoding amidohydrolase family protein, with translation MSENKSRREFISQSGKMVTACALFGATGSVAYAADSAKPTCETGKPMSITAKHYYLDNVLLEAGFNVDGGVATSTRTELKTLEINDGKIVALRDNKRHADATLPHYDAGGKLMLPAMRDMHIHLDKTFYGGPWRSLNRPAGTTIQDMIRLEQKLLPELQPYTQERAEKLIDLIQSKGSTIARSHCNIEPTSGLKNLENLQAVLSRRKPGFDCEIVAFPQHGLLLSNSEKLMREAMQAGAHYVGGLDPTNVDGAMEKSLDTMFQIALDYDKGVDIHLHETSPAGVAAVNYMVETVEKTPELKSKLTISHAFALATLNEQQVDEIATRMAAQRVTIASTVPIGTLHMPLKQLREKGVFVMTGTDSVIDHWSPYGLGDMLEKANLYAQLYIRPNEQTLSRALGIATGDVLPLNDKGERVWPKAQDDASFVLVDASCSAEAVARISPRTATFHKGNLVWGSVG, from the coding sequence ATGAGTGAAAACAAAAGCCGCCGCGAGTTTATTAGCCAGAGCGGCAAAATGGTCACCGCCTGCGCGCTGTTTGGCGCCACCGGATCCGTCGCGTATGCTGCTGACTCCGCGAAGCCAACCTGCGAGACGGGCAAACCGATGAGCATCACCGCGAAACATTACTATCTGGACAACGTGCTGCTGGAGGCCGGGTTCAACGTCGACGGCGGTGTGGCGACGAGCACCCGCACCGAGCTGAAAACGCTGGAAATTAACGACGGGAAGATCGTCGCCCTGCGCGATAACAAGCGCCACGCCGACGCCACGCTGCCGCACTACGATGCGGGCGGCAAGCTGATGCTCCCGGCGATGCGCGACATGCACATTCACCTGGATAAAACCTTTTACGGCGGTCCGTGGCGCTCCCTGAACCGCCCCGCGGGCACCACGATTCAGGACATGATCCGCCTTGAGCAGAAGCTGCTGCCGGAGCTACAGCCCTACACCCAGGAGCGCGCGGAAAAGCTGATCGATCTGATCCAGTCGAAAGGCTCCACCATCGCCCGCAGCCACTGCAATATCGAGCCGACCTCCGGCCTGAAGAATCTGGAAAACCTGCAGGCGGTTTTATCGCGCCGTAAGCCCGGCTTTGACTGCGAAATCGTCGCTTTTCCGCAGCACGGGCTGCTGCTGTCAAACTCAGAAAAACTGATGCGCGAGGCGATGCAGGCTGGGGCGCACTACGTGGGCGGGCTGGATCCTACCAACGTCGACGGCGCGATGGAGAAATCCCTCGACACCATGTTCCAGATTGCGCTGGACTACGACAAAGGGGTGGATATCCACCTGCACGAAACCAGCCCGGCGGGCGTGGCGGCGGTGAATTACATGGTCGAGACCGTGGAGAAAACGCCGGAGCTGAAGAGCAAGCTGACCATCAGCCACGCCTTCGCGCTGGCGACGCTCAACGAGCAGCAGGTGGATGAGATCGCCACCCGCATGGCGGCGCAGCGGGTGACCATCGCCTCCACCGTGCCGATTGGCACCCTGCATATGCCGCTGAAGCAGCTGCGTGAGAAGGGGGTGTTCGTGATGACGGGGACCGACAGCGTGATCGATCACTGGTCGCCGTACGGTCTGGGGGACATGCTGGAAAAAGCGAATCTTTACGCTCAGCTCTACATCCGCCCGAACGAGCAGACGCTCTCCCGCGCGCTCGGTATTGCCACCGGCGACGTGCTGCCGCTGAATGACAAAGGCGAGCGCGTGTGGCCGAAAGCGCAGGACGACGCCAGCTTTGTGCTGGTGGATGCCTCCTGCTCCGCCGAGGCCGTGGCGCGCATTTCACCGCGCACCGCGACGTTCCATAAGGGCAACCTTGTCTGGGGCTCGGTGGGTTGA
- a CDS encoding class I SAM-dependent methyltransferase produces MAQNIYDNPAFFEGYARLPRSVQGLDGAPEWPALKSMLPDLTGKSVVDLGCGYGWFCRAARELGAADVTGVDISEKMLARAAELTADPQIHYQRSDLESLKLHENSLDLVYISLALHYLPELDTLFARVQRALKPGGSLVFSMEHPIYTCATRQGWLTDDNGERFWGVNHYQDEGKRVSNWLADGVVKYHRTLGTTLNALIGAGLTISDVNEWGPAQAQIDAWPALAEEAERPMLVLIAARKAQ; encoded by the coding sequence ATGGCACAAAATATCTACGACAATCCGGCGTTTTTTGAAGGCTACGCCCGGCTTCCACGCTCGGTGCAGGGTCTGGACGGCGCGCCGGAGTGGCCCGCGCTAAAAAGTATGCTGCCGGATTTAACCGGCAAATCGGTTGTCGATCTCGGCTGCGGCTACGGCTGGTTCTGCCGCGCGGCCCGCGAGCTGGGCGCTGCTGACGTCACGGGGGTCGATATCTCAGAAAAGATGCTCGCCCGCGCGGCGGAGCTTACCGCTGACCCACAGATTCACTATCAGCGTAGCGATCTGGAATCTCTTAAGCTTCACGAGAACAGCCTCGATCTGGTCTACATCTCGCTGGCGCTGCACTACCTGCCGGAACTGGATACGCTATTCGCCAGGGTTCAGCGCGCGCTCAAGCCCGGCGGCAGCCTGGTGTTCTCAATGGAGCACCCGATCTACACCTGCGCCACCCGTCAGGGCTGGCTGACCGACGATAACGGAGAGCGGTTCTGGGGCGTGAACCATTATCAGGATGAAGGCAAACGCGTCAGCAACTGGCTGGCGGACGGGGTGGTTAAATACCACCGCACGCTCGGCACCACGCTTAACGCGCTGATCGGGGCCGGATTAACGATAAGCGACGTCAACGAGTGGGGGCCAGCGCAGGCGCAGATTGACGCCTGGCCCGCGCTGGCCGAAGAGGCGGAGCGCCCGATGCTGGTGCTGATCGCCGCCCGTAAGGCTCAGTAA
- a CDS encoding short chain dehydrogenase, which yields MKIVIIGASGTVGRAVTEELSRRHEVIRVGRTQGDEQVDITSQASVQALFEKIGPVDAIVSASGGLYFGPLATMKDSDFNQGLQDKLLGQVRLALTGQHYLNEGGSITLISGIVAHEPIAQGVNATTVNAALEGFVRAAACELPRGIRINLISPTVLTESVDTYDGFFPGFESVPAATVAQAYRRSVEGVQSGRVYKVGY from the coding sequence ATGAAAATCGTCATTATTGGTGCCAGCGGTACGGTCGGTCGTGCGGTAACGGAAGAGCTGAGTCGTCGCCACGAGGTCATCCGCGTCGGCCGCACGCAGGGCGACGAGCAGGTGGATATCACCTCGCAGGCGAGCGTCCAGGCGCTGTTTGAGAAAATCGGCCCGGTGGATGCGATTGTCTCCGCCAGCGGTGGCCTTTACTTTGGCCCGCTCGCGACCATGAAGGACAGCGACTTCAACCAGGGCCTGCAGGACAAGCTGCTCGGGCAGGTGCGCCTGGCGTTGACCGGCCAGCATTATCTGAACGAGGGCGGCTCGATTACGCTGATAAGCGGCATCGTGGCGCACGAGCCGATTGCCCAGGGCGTGAATGCCACCACGGTGAATGCGGCGCTGGAAGGGTTTGTCCGCGCCGCAGCCTGCGAGCTGCCGCGCGGGATCCGCATCAACCTGATTAGCCCGACGGTACTCACCGAATCCGTCGATACCTACGACGGCTTCTTCCCGGGCTTTGAGAGCGTTCCCGCCGCGACCGTGGCGCAGGCCTATCGCCGCAGCGTGGAAGGCGTGCAGAGCGGGCGGGTGTATAAGGTGGGTTACTGA
- a CDS encoding LysR family transcriptional regulator translates to MDKLRSMETFIAVVESGSFTGAAARLEMSAVMVGKYVALLESQLGTRLLERNTRRQSLTDAGRVYFDEAKRVLEQVAIAESAVERLRAAPSGTLRVTAPTSFGGSAIAPLTASFLQRYPEVRIELDLTNRMVDLVEEGIDLAIRIGDIHNDDLVAKYLCPYRMVICAAPDYLAHYGTPQTPADLVDHLCLSHSVWTARNEWRLPGVEGEVRWKRDAVLRCNDGYGLRMAARAGAGLLLQPEVLVAEDLESGRLVRVLEAYIPAPRPVHLLWRQDLRPLPKLTEFIAHILLRLGTL, encoded by the coding sequence ATGGATAAGCTTCGCAGCATGGAGACCTTTATTGCCGTGGTTGAAAGCGGCAGCTTTACCGGCGCGGCGGCACGGCTGGAGATGTCGGCGGTAATGGTGGGGAAATACGTTGCGCTGCTGGAATCACAGCTCGGTACCCGCCTGCTGGAGCGTAACACGCGGCGCCAGAGCCTGACCGACGCCGGGCGGGTCTATTTCGACGAGGCGAAGCGGGTGCTGGAGCAGGTCGCGATCGCCGAAAGCGCCGTGGAACGCCTGCGCGCCGCGCCGTCCGGCACCCTGCGCGTGACCGCACCCACCTCGTTTGGCGGCAGCGCGATCGCGCCGCTTACGGCCTCTTTTTTACAACGCTACCCGGAGGTGCGCATCGAGCTGGATCTCACCAACCGGATGGTGGATCTGGTGGAGGAGGGTATCGATCTGGCCATTCGCATTGGCGACATTCACAACGACGATCTGGTGGCGAAATACCTCTGCCCTTACCGGATGGTGATCTGCGCCGCGCCGGACTACCTTGCGCACTACGGTACGCCGCAAACCCCTGCCGATCTGGTGGATCATCTCTGCTTATCCCACAGCGTGTGGACCGCGCGCAACGAGTGGCGGCTGCCGGGCGTCGAGGGCGAGGTGCGCTGGAAGCGGGATGCGGTCTTAAGATGCAACGACGGTTACGGGCTGCGGATGGCCGCCAGAGCCGGGGCGGGACTGCTGCTGCAGCCGGAAGTGCTGGTGGCGGAAGATCTGGAAAGCGGCAGGCTGGTGCGGGTGCTGGAGGCGTATATTCCGGCGCCGAGACCCGTGCATTTGCTGTGGCGTCAGGATTTACGACCTCTCCCTAAGCTAACGGAATTTATCGCCCATATTCTGCTAAGATTGGGCACACTATAA